In Dermacentor silvarum isolate Dsil-2018 chromosome 2, BIME_Dsil_1.4, whole genome shotgun sequence, the following proteins share a genomic window:
- the LOC119439937 gene encoding putative nuclease HARBI1 — MAAFLLMLAAAARQLGRRRGRREAEDAFDMPEDVFRQHFLLRKETVRWLCDEVAEELGGVRSTTLSVERQVCALRFFATGSFQGSVGSEETIGVTQPAVSKCVRRVAEAIVHAGTCNKWVHIPRTSEEKSAVKKGFLRRGCIPGCVDGSLIAIIAPKGDNKAAYMCSKGFYALDSMFVSIVMFV, encoded by the coding sequence ATGGCGGCGTTTTTGCTGAtgttggcggcggcggctcgtcagCTCGGGCGGAGGCGCGGAAGGAGGGAGGCCGAGGACGCGTTTGACATGCCAGAGGATGTGTTTCGGCAGCACTTTCTTCTGAGGAAGGAAACTGTGCGGTGGCTGTGCGACGAAGTGGCGGAGGAGCTCGGAGGCGTGCGATCAACAACGCTGTCGGTGGAGCGACAAGTGTGCGCGTTGCGTTTCTTCGCGACGGGCAGCTTTCAGGGGTCCGTAGGGAGCGAGGAGACAATTGGCGTGACGCAGCCTGCGGTGAGCAAGTGCGTACGACGCGTGGCGGAGGCAATCGTTCACGCCGGGACCTGTAACAAGTGGGTCCACATCCCTAGGACGTCGGAAGAAAAGTCGGCCGTGAAAAAAGGGTTCCTCCGACGCGGCTGCATTCCCGGCTGCGTGGACGGCAGCCTTATTGCCATCATCGCACCGAAGGGCGACAACAAGGCGGCATACATGTGCAGCAAAGGCTTCTATGCCCTTGACAGCATGTTCGTAAGTATCGTCATGTTTGTCTAA